The following DNA comes from Pararge aegeria chromosome 25, ilParAegt1.1, whole genome shotgun sequence.
ACCTGTGAGTCCTTACATTTATTGAAGCTCCGCAATTGAAGCAAATCAagcaaaaaaatcttataatcgGTCCGGCAATTTTAGAATTAGACACGTgcattcaaattcatttttatattatactatctGCACCCTGCCACGCTACGCTGTGgtacattgtgattgaatggttagaaaaatagataaaaaacaatgctttatacgtattatatatcatgctaaaatttcagcccgatcggtgcagaactttttgagtttttgaagcgtacacaaaccaacataacatttttatatccctactaatataaatgtcaatgtaagtttgtttgttacgctttcactcaaaaactacttaaccgatcctcatgaaactttgtacacatattcttggaagtgttagaagtaatataggatactttttatcctgacattaagctcggttcctttgggagaggggatgagtgtgtGACGATTATACACCAtaaatccgacaaattataaccgatttaaataattatttttgtactatagaggttataatatgtgtttaattttgcccaacctgtggttggagatagaggacagaattcctcagcggatagcagcaaacccctcatttaaggtttagcgatactgaatacgtaatttttttttagatgaacaactaaatttaatgccacatcaaaaaacaaaatcaaacgcagacgaaatcgcgggcaacagctagtatatagaTAAGTATGGGAATCccgttacttattttatttaattcgtcAACGCACCTTGAATAAAGCAATGGCTTCAGAGTCGAACAGTTTATAAGTACAAGGTTGGTTGTACAGCTGATGTGGGCTCCGTTACGCCGTTCACGATACATTGGTCGGGACAACTCCGCAGTCTCATTCAGTCAGAATGACGTCTGGGAGAAATGCGCACGCATCCGGTCGCTCCGCAAACTAAATCGCGACAAAGTTATGTAAACATTGGTGTTTACAATCGCTGTTATCAAAGAAAAAAGTgctaaacaatattataaattttaacagcGCCTTTGTTAACTCAAAACCCTCGTCGGTAGCAGTGCGTTGACTGTTTTGATACCGGTATCCGTTCTACAAAATCGCTGCATCGATTTTATCAAGTCGCCAACACTTTTATGTGCTGCGAGTCCAAAACAAGTTTTTACGAGAGCATTCGGAATAACTTAAAGTGATGTGACACTGTCGTTGAGTGGAGTGAACTAAAAACAATGGATTTATTTGTCTGCATCTGGTTGAATAGCAAGTTTCGTTAACTGTTTATGTTTACACACAAGCCCGCGTGTGATAATTATAACTTTCATAGTTTGAGGACGTCGCGATTGCCGTTAAAATTGTTGTATAGTGGGAAGCGTGATCCCATGGAGTTATAAATAGAAGGGCGTCGTAGATTCAAAACCCCCGACCCACGCATTAACACACATACGTTTTGGGGATTACGAGATGTTGTAAACGTCCCGCGCGATGTTTGTGTACTGATTTTCGAAGCCCCACCGATCCGTGGATACTCTGGGTATCACCGCGCACGCTTAATCCCTATATTGAATCAAGATGATGTGGCCTTCGTCTCAAGCGAGTAAAATTCTCACATTTCTACTGTTCATAGTGGTGGTTTACTGCATATACATGGACACTTTCCTGTTCCTACGTATACAGAATTACAGAATCGACATATACGAGAGTGTAGAGAATGCCACCCAAGAATCCTCGACACACAAGTCGATAAAACAGCAGAATTACGAAGATGTGGTATGGGTGCCCTGCACAATAAATCCACTCTGCCATCCAACTGTGAAAGCTTTAATGGTTGACCACATTAATCATTACATTTATGGCCCGCTGTGCGCGATACTCGATATAGGATTAGGTATATCCGAGAGAATGCTATTTCTAACGCCGAATATGATTTCTTTCTTCCACGTGCTCATAGCTTGTTTGGGAGCGAAACTGTTAACGTGTCAGAGTTTAGTGGCCCGTCGATCAGCTATCGTCCTATTCCAGATACGAATGTTTTTGGACGACTTGGACGGTCACGTCGCTAGAGAAAGGAAGCATATTAAAGGTGAGAGATCAGAGGTCGGCAGCCTCGGTTATTGGGTCGATGGAATATGTGATTTGCTAGGCGTCACTGCTATGATTATAGGAATACTGTTCTATTTGAAAAACAATCCGCC
Coding sequences within:
- the LOC120634793 gene encoding ceramide phosphoethanolamine synthase encodes the protein MMWPSSQASKILTFLLFIVVVYCIYMDTFLFLRIQNYRIDIYESVENATQESSTHKSIKQQNYEDVVWVPCTINPLCHPTVKALMVDHINHYIYGPLCAILDIGLGISERMLFLTPNMISFFHVLIACLGAKLLTCQSLVARRSAIVLFQIRMFLDDLDGHVARERKHIKGERSEVGSLGYWVDGICDLLGVTAMIIGILFYLKNNPPRRGYKGTPVSTLPYHQLKEINSSEDIEKEHTDVGISYKTKVTFQRIVQVLGLFSGQMVLSSLAWNRYIDMYQDMLENCTGYDAWRREDTFRSGTFFFATSLWRIVNPHSYLHLLSLAVFCDKMWVFLKTVHYSGYVGLVITVGASEYLVESIRAFVVNG